A window of the Synechococcus sp. JA-3-3Ab genome harbors these coding sequences:
- the pyrE gene encoding orotate phosphoribosyltransferase, producing MLLLDCSPLGLSSAEAREKLLYLLAQLAYREGSFTLTSGQQSTYYINCKPVTLHPQGAYLVGSLLHRLLPPETEAVAGMTLGADPLVTAVSLASLQAEPANLAALIVRKEPKGHGTQAWIEGPELPAGSRVWILEDVVTTGGSALKAVERVRAAGYRAEGILALVDRLEGAEARYREMGIPFRRLFTLEEVRACHQSLRQGLVGWPVLGGEGGSQACS from the coding sequence GTGTTGCTCCTAGACTGTTCTCCCTTAGGTCTTTCCTCGGCTGAGGCGCGGGAGAAATTGCTGTATTTGCTGGCCCAACTGGCCTACCGCGAGGGATCCTTTACCCTCACGTCTGGGCAGCAAAGCACTTACTACATCAACTGCAAGCCGGTTACCCTCCACCCCCAGGGAGCCTACCTGGTGGGATCCCTGCTGCATCGGCTACTGCCCCCTGAGACCGAGGCAGTTGCCGGCATGACCTTGGGGGCGGATCCCTTGGTCACAGCGGTGAGTTTGGCCTCTCTGCAGGCTGAGCCGGCCAACCTGGCGGCCCTGATTGTCCGCAAAGAGCCTAAGGGACATGGCACCCAGGCCTGGATCGAGGGGCCGGAGTTGCCGGCGGGCAGCCGGGTTTGGATCTTGGAGGATGTGGTGACCACCGGCGGCTCGGCTCTCAAGGCTGTCGAGCGGGTGCGGGCAGCGGGCTATCGGGCAGAAGGGATCCTGGCTTTGGTGGATCGACTGGAAGGGGCAGAGGCCCGTTACCGCGAAATGGGGATCCCCTTTCGCCGCCTGTTTACCCTTGAAGAGGTGCGTGCCTGCCATCAGAGTCTCCGCCAGGGCTTGGTGGGCTGGCCGGTTTTGGGAGGTGAGGGGGGTTCCCAAGCCTGCTCTTGA
- a CDS encoding IS607 family transposase: MARYVKPREAAAYFGVCLHTLRRWEQKGWIKAIRTPSGRARRYDLDSYVRTPRKDKRVVLYARVSSRGQKPDLERQIARLVNLYPGAEVVGEVGGGLDFKRPKFLALLERVRAGDIGTIVVAHRDRLCRFGFEFVEWYCRQYGCEVLVLDDDHLSPQQELVEDILTILHCFSSRLYGLRKYRAAIEKDTDLSGASAG; the protein is encoded by the coding sequence ATGGCTAGGTATGTAAAACCGAGAGAAGCAGCAGCTTATTTTGGGGTGTGTCTCCACACCCTCAGACGGTGGGAACAGAAAGGCTGGATTAAGGCAATACGCACACCATCTGGTAGAGCGAGAAGGTATGACCTCGACAGTTACGTCAGAACACCCAGAAAGGATAAACGAGTTGTTTTGTACGCCCGAGTCAGCAGTCGAGGGCAGAAACCAGACTTGGAGAGACAGATTGCAAGACTGGTTAACCTCTATCCTGGAGCCGAAGTGGTCGGAGAGGTTGGCGGCGGTCTCGACTTCAAAAGACCAAAGTTCCTTGCCTTATTGGAACGAGTCCGTGCAGGAGATATCGGAACAATTGTGGTCGCTCACCGGGATCGACTCTGCCGGTTTGGATTTGAGTTCGTTGAGTGGTACTGCCGTCAATACGGGTGCGAAGTCTTGGTTCTCGATGACGATCACCTTTCTCCCCAACAGGAACTGGTTGAGGATATCCTCACCATCCTGCACTGCTTCAGTAGTCGGCTCTACGGACTCAGGAAATATCGGGCTGCAATCGAGAAAGATACGGATTTATCCGGAGCCAGCGCTGGCTAA